In the genome of Terribacillus sp. FSL K6-0262, one region contains:
- the gucD gene encoding alpha-ketoglutaric semialdehyde dehydrogenase GucD yields the protein MATNITTNVYRNFINGEWQESASAEQITVINPADTSNPVGRIQSSAKADLEAAVEAADAARKEWRSLSGAARGDFLYRAAAVLEERAEEIAETATKEMGKTLPEARGETQRGIAILKYYAGEGMRKTGDVIPSTDSSAFMYTTRVPLGVVGVIAPWNFPVAIPIWKMAPALVYGNTVVFKPASETAITAIKIIECFEAAGFPKGVINLVTGAGSVIGKGLAEHPKVHGITFTGSNHVGKGIGLTALGRGAKYQLEMGGKNPVIIAADADIEQAVDATISGAFRSTGQKCTATSRVIVEAPIYDAFRDRLLEKTKEITIGNSLEQDVWLGPIASEAQLQNCLHYIQKGMDEGAKLILGGERLTDGDYAKGYYVQPTIFEDVTNDMVIAQEEIFGPVIALIKVDSEEQAIAIANDVKFGLSASIFTKNIGRFLQFAEDIEAGLVRVNAESAGVELQAPFGGMKQSSSHSREQGEAAKEFFTSIKTVFVKG from the coding sequence ATGGCGACAAATATAACAACGAATGTATATCGTAACTTTATCAATGGTGAATGGCAGGAATCGGCATCAGCAGAACAGATCACCGTCATCAATCCCGCAGATACAAGCAATCCTGTCGGCCGTATTCAGAGCTCCGCAAAAGCTGATTTGGAAGCAGCGGTGGAAGCGGCGGATGCAGCAAGGAAGGAATGGAGAAGCCTGTCAGGCGCAGCAAGAGGCGATTTTCTTTATCGGGCGGCGGCAGTATTGGAAGAACGAGCTGAAGAAATTGCAGAAACGGCAACAAAAGAGATGGGAAAGACATTGCCGGAAGCTCGCGGTGAAACGCAGCGGGGAATTGCCATCCTGAAATATTATGCAGGGGAAGGGATGCGGAAGACTGGTGATGTCATTCCATCGACAGATTCGAGTGCCTTCATGTATACGACTCGAGTTCCTTTGGGGGTCGTCGGTGTCATTGCGCCTTGGAACTTCCCGGTTGCAATTCCGATTTGGAAGATGGCTCCTGCGCTTGTTTATGGTAATACGGTTGTATTCAAGCCGGCATCCGAGACAGCGATCACGGCCATCAAAATAATCGAATGCTTTGAAGCAGCCGGTTTCCCGAAAGGCGTCATCAATCTGGTTACCGGTGCGGGATCTGTCATCGGGAAAGGATTGGCTGAGCATCCGAAGGTACATGGCATTACATTTACTGGTTCAAATCATGTCGGTAAAGGTATCGGGTTGACAGCGTTGGGGCGAGGTGCCAAGTATCAGCTCGAGATGGGCGGGAAAAACCCAGTCATCATTGCTGCCGATGCAGATATCGAGCAGGCGGTGGATGCCACGATCAGCGGTGCTTTCCGTTCCACAGGGCAAAAATGTACGGCAACAAGCAGGGTCATCGTTGAAGCGCCGATATATGATGCATTCCGGGATAGGCTGCTTGAGAAGACAAAGGAAATCACCATCGGGAACAGCCTCGAGCAGGATGTGTGGCTCGGACCGATCGCAAGCGAAGCCCAGCTGCAAAACTGCCTTCATTATATTCAAAAAGGGATGGACGAAGGTGCGAAGCTTATCCTTGGCGGAGAACGGCTGACAGATGGGGATTACGCAAAAGGCTATTACGTCCAGCCGACCATTTTTGAAGACGTAACCAATGATATGGTGATTGCCCAGGAGGAAATTTTCGGCCCTGTCATCGCCTTGATCAAAGTGGATTCCGAGGAACAGGCGATAGCTATAGCGAATGATGTCAAGTTTGGGCTGAGTGCCTCCATTTTCACAAAGAATATCGGGCGTTTCCTGCAGTTTGCAGAGGATATCGAAGCGGGTCTTGTCCGTGTGAATGCCGAAAGTGCGGGCGTGGAGCTGCAAGCTCCATTTGGCGGGATGAAGCAGTCCAGCTCTCATTCCAGGGAACAGGGAGAGGCAGCAAAGGAATTCTTTACGAGCATCAAGACTGTTTTTGTCAAAGGCTAA
- a CDS encoding MFS transporter gives MKRTKVRWFVVLMLFLVTSVNYADRATISIAGDALQSDLGLDAVSMGYVFSAFGWAYVIGQIPGGILLDKFGSKLIIGMSILFWSIFTLLQGTIGFFAGGTAIIILFALRFLVGFSEAPSFPGNSRVVAAWFPSKERGTASAIFNSAQYFALVIFSPLMGWLTYRFGWESVFYVMGAIGIALAIVWLKVIRNPREHPRANQAEIDYIEAGGGVIDMDQKKEDTDSKEKQSQWPFIKQLLQKRMLIGIYIAQYCITTLTYFFLTWFPVYLVQGRGMSILEAGFIASLPAICGFLGGILGGMFSDFLLRKKFSLTIARKTPIIIGMLLSCSMIICNYVDAEWLVVVIMSLAFFGKGFGALGWAVVSDTSPKQTAGVSGGLFNTFGNIASITTPIIIGYIVNATGSFNGALVFVGANALIAILSYLFIVGKIERVELKAPTK, from the coding sequence ATGAAAAGAACGAAGGTTCGTTGGTTTGTCGTTTTAATGTTGTTCCTGGTCACGTCTGTCAACTACGCTGACCGAGCTACGATAAGCATTGCAGGCGATGCCCTGCAGTCGGATCTTGGCCTGGATGCAGTCAGTATGGGATATGTATTCTCCGCATTCGGCTGGGCTTATGTAATCGGGCAGATACCTGGAGGGATATTGCTCGATAAGTTCGGATCCAAGCTTATTATCGGAATGAGTATATTGTTCTGGTCGATATTCACATTGCTGCAGGGTACAATCGGATTCTTTGCGGGCGGAACGGCAATCATCATCCTGTTTGCACTCCGTTTCCTGGTCGGGTTCTCCGAAGCGCCATCTTTTCCGGGAAACAGCCGGGTAGTGGCAGCATGGTTCCCGAGCAAGGAGCGCGGGACGGCATCGGCCATCTTCAACTCCGCGCAGTATTTTGCCTTGGTCATCTTCTCCCCATTGATGGGCTGGCTGACATATAGATTCGGCTGGGAATCCGTCTTTTACGTAATGGGAGCCATCGGGATTGCCTTGGCAATTGTCTGGCTGAAGGTCATCCGAAATCCACGCGAGCACCCAAGGGCCAATCAGGCGGAAATAGACTATATCGAAGCTGGCGGCGGCGTAATCGATATGGATCAAAAGAAGGAAGATACAGATTCGAAGGAGAAACAATCCCAGTGGCCATTCATTAAACAATTGCTGCAGAAACGGATGCTGATCGGCATTTACATTGCGCAATATTGTATAACGACACTGACTTATTTCTTTTTGACTTGGTTCCCTGTCTATCTGGTCCAAGGGCGCGGCATGTCCATACTGGAGGCTGGGTTCATTGCATCCCTGCCGGCGATATGCGGTTTTCTGGGAGGTATCCTTGGCGGGATGTTCTCGGATTTCCTTCTCCGTAAGAAGTTTTCCCTGACCATCGCACGCAAAACACCGATCATCATTGGAATGCTGCTTTCCTGCAGCATGATCATCTGTAACTATGTGGATGCTGAATGGCTTGTCGTCGTCATCATGTCGCTTGCTTTCTTCGGCAAAGGCTTTGGGGCATTGGGCTGGGCAGTCGTATCCGATACATCCCCGAAGCAGACTGCAGGTGTCAGTGGCGGGTTATTCAATACATTTGGAAACATCGCTTCGATCACGACGCCGATCATCATCGGCTACATCGTCAATGCGACAGGTTCTTTCAACGGTGCACTTGTCTTTGTCGGTGCCAATGCGCTTATTGCCATACTGAGTTATTTATTCATCGTTGGAAAGATCGAACGCGTGGAGTTGAAAGCGCCAACAAAATAA
- the gudD gene encoding glucarate dehydratase translates to MNQMTANISAERSHNVPSVTEMQVIPVAGRDSMLLNLSGAHGPYFTRNIVILKDTMGAVGAGEVPGGEKIRQTLEQAKSLVIGESIASYQAILNQVRQQFGHQDAGGRGEQTFDLRTTIHAVTALEAALLDLLGKFLQVPVAALLGEGQQRSEVDVLGYLFYIGDRKQTDLAYKEEPDAKWDWFRLRNEEALTPEAVVRLAEAAYEKYGFRDFKLKGGVLAGEEEIQAIEALAKRFPEARITLDPNGAWSLDEAIGLCKGKHGILAYAEDPCGAENGYSSREIMAEFRRATGLPTATNMIATDWRQMGHAIQAQAIDIPLADPHFWTMQGSVRVAQICHEWGLTWGSHSNNHFDISLAMFTHVAAAAPGNITAIDTHWIWQDGQRLTKEPYEIAEGKLGVPDKPGLGIEIDMPEVEKAHELYKSMGLGARDDAIAMQYLIRNWKFDNKKPCLVR, encoded by the coding sequence ATGAATCAAATGACAGCGAATATAAGTGCTGAAAGGTCCCATAATGTACCATCCGTTACGGAGATGCAAGTGATTCCGGTTGCCGGCCGTGACAGCATGCTGCTCAATCTGAGCGGTGCGCATGGTCCGTACTTTACACGTAATATCGTCATCCTTAAGGATACAATGGGTGCTGTCGGGGCCGGGGAGGTACCAGGAGGGGAAAAGATCCGACAGACGCTTGAACAAGCGAAATCATTGGTTATAGGCGAGTCGATTGCCTCTTATCAAGCCATCCTTAATCAAGTGAGACAGCAATTCGGCCATCAGGATGCAGGCGGCCGGGGTGAGCAGACCTTCGATTTGCGTACAACGATCCATGCTGTGACAGCACTGGAGGCGGCACTTCTTGACTTGCTCGGCAAGTTCCTGCAAGTTCCGGTGGCTGCGCTGTTAGGGGAAGGACAGCAGCGAAGTGAAGTGGATGTGCTCGGCTATTTGTTCTACATCGGCGATCGCAAGCAGACGGACTTGGCTTACAAGGAAGAGCCGGATGCCAAATGGGATTGGTTCCGTTTGCGGAATGAAGAAGCGCTGACGCCGGAAGCGGTTGTGCGTCTGGCTGAGGCAGCATATGAGAAGTATGGATTCCGGGACTTCAAGCTAAAGGGCGGCGTCTTGGCTGGTGAAGAAGAAATCCAGGCAATCGAGGCGCTGGCAAAAAGATTCCCGGAAGCCCGGATCACGCTCGATCCCAATGGTGCGTGGTCCCTGGATGAAGCCATTGGTCTTTGCAAAGGTAAGCATGGCATCCTGGCATATGCAGAGGATCCGTGCGGAGCAGAGAATGGTTATTCCTCCAGGGAAATCATGGCGGAGTTCCGGAGAGCCACCGGGCTCCCGACGGCGACGAATATGATTGCGACGGACTGGCGCCAGATGGGGCATGCCATCCAGGCGCAGGCAATTGATATTCCGCTTGCCGATCCGCACTTCTGGACGATGCAGGGCTCTGTGCGAGTTGCGCAAATATGTCATGAATGGGGACTCACTTGGGGATCGCATTCCAATAACCATTTTGACATTTCGCTGGCTATGTTCACCCATGTTGCAGCAGCAGCCCCAGGAAATATCACCGCTATCGATACGCATTGGATTTGGCAGGATGGACAGAGACTGACGAAGGAACCATACGAGATAGCCGAAGGGAAGCTGGGCGTGCCGGATAAGCCTGGACTTGGTATCGAGATCGATATGCCAGAAGTGGAAAAGGCGCATGAGCTCTATAAATCGATGGGGCTTGGTGCTCGGGACGATGCTATCGCAATGCAATATTTGATCCGGAATTGGAAATTCGATAATAAGAAGCCTTGCCTTGTACGATGA
- a CDS encoding FadR/GntR family transcriptional regulator translates to MERDPLQMNLEHVNRKTLSKQVVERILHLLSSGQLKPGDKLPTEAEFITILGVSRTVLREALSALETLGIITRKTREGTYFNLKVGAAPFSDMLNLASDNIQAIIEARIVLELGLVTIATEKITDEQLEELYETIVEIEESEDDNYGQADKRFHRIIALSANNLILDGMIHSLLLYHAKINNHIIVREKDKTVAYHKRIYEALKERDAYKAYTAMYDHLRFVQKKILEGQQEKQGE, encoded by the coding sequence ATGGAGAGAGACCCATTGCAAATGAATCTGGAGCACGTTAACAGAAAAACATTATCCAAGCAAGTGGTGGAACGGATTCTGCATCTGCTATCAAGCGGTCAGCTGAAGCCAGGGGATAAGCTGCCTACAGAAGCGGAATTCATCACGATCCTCGGGGTCAGCAGGACTGTTTTGCGTGAAGCCTTGAGTGCATTGGAAACACTCGGCATCATTACGCGCAAGACACGGGAAGGCACCTACTTCAACCTGAAAGTCGGTGCGGCACCTTTTTCTGATATGCTTAACCTGGCAAGCGACAATATCCAGGCGATCATCGAAGCGAGAATCGTCTTGGAACTTGGACTGGTCACAATCGCAACGGAAAAGATCACGGATGAACAGCTGGAAGAACTGTATGAAACGATTGTGGAAATCGAAGAATCAGAGGACGATAATTATGGTCAAGCTGATAAACGATTCCACCGGATCATAGCCTTGAGTGCCAATAATTTGATACTTGATGGCATGATTCATTCCTTGCTTCTTTATCATGCGAAAATCAATAACCATATCATTGTCAGGGAAAAAGATAAGACGGTAGCATATCATAAACGCATTTATGAGGCACTGAAGGAAAGGGATGCCTATAAAGCGTACACAGCAATGTATGATCATCTGCGCTTTGTCCAGAAGAAGATCCTGGAGGGACAGCAGGAAAAACAAGGTGAATGA
- a CDS encoding alpha/beta hydrolase, whose translation MGLNPKIQAFLKEVNANPIPIESVSPEQFRSQARMQEDGPKQEVAEVEDSKIELSDRTLPIRIYRSDDKKQPALVFYHGGGWVVGSIESHDATCREIANLADCTVISVDYRLAPEYKFPAAVEDAYDAFQWVRANAEDLRIEQDKIAVGGDSAGGNLATVVCLLAEERSGHKPIFQLLLYPSTGYIGEEPASLRENAEGYLLTKRLMNWFRSHYYRTEEDRLNPHASPIRSGLLKTLPPAAILTAEYDPLRDEAQHYAAKLQQEGVDVFAKNYDGLIHGFAGFTAYVEEAHQALAEGAAQLKQALYK comes from the coding sequence ATGGGGTTGAATCCCAAAATACAAGCATTTTTAAAAGAAGTGAATGCGAATCCGATACCAATTGAATCGGTTTCGCCGGAACAGTTTCGAAGCCAAGCCAGGATGCAGGAGGATGGGCCTAAACAGGAAGTGGCTGAAGTGGAAGATAGCAAAATCGAGTTGAGCGATCGGACATTGCCGATCCGTATCTATCGTTCTGATGATAAGAAGCAGCCTGCACTTGTCTTTTATCATGGCGGCGGCTGGGTTGTCGGAAGCATCGAGTCGCATGATGCCACTTGTCGTGAGATTGCCAATCTGGCAGATTGTACGGTCATCTCGGTAGATTACCGGCTGGCACCTGAATATAAATTCCCGGCTGCGGTAGAGGATGCCTATGATGCCTTTCAATGGGTCAGGGCCAATGCAGAGGATTTAAGAATCGAACAGGATAAAATTGCTGTGGGAGGAGATAGTGCCGGAGGAAATCTTGCTACGGTCGTATGTCTGCTGGCAGAAGAACGAAGCGGCCATAAACCTATATTCCAATTGCTCTTATATCCATCTACGGGTTATATCGGGGAGGAGCCGGCTTCTTTGCGAGAAAACGCGGAAGGCTATTTATTGACCAAACGTTTGATGAATTGGTTCCGCAGCCATTATTACCGGACAGAAGAAGATCGTCTAAACCCGCATGCATCGCCGATTCGTTCCGGGCTGCTAAAAACATTGCCGCCTGCAGCGATTTTGACAGCGGAATATGATCCGCTGCGGGATGAAGCGCAGCATTATGCTGCCAAACTGCAGCAGGAAGGTGTCGATGTGTTTGCAAAGAATTATGATGGATTGATCCATGGCTTTGCTGGCTTTACCGCTTATGTGGAGGAAGCGCATCAAGCCCTGGCTGAGGGGGCAGCTCAGCTGAAGCAAGCTTTGTATAAATGA
- a CDS encoding DUF3139 domain-containing protein, protein MKKTILIVIAILVLIPSGIWSYITIRKQSAKEAVHEYLLEKGTEESDIVSLEPFIANLRGNGNYMVAVRLKDDRKVYYYYKNGDEVKFESSTISQLN, encoded by the coding sequence ATGAAAAAGACCATATTGATTGTAATCGCCATCCTGGTGCTCATACCTTCTGGAATTTGGAGTTACATAACAATCAGGAAACAAAGTGCCAAAGAGGCAGTCCATGAATATCTGCTGGAAAAGGGGACGGAAGAAAGCGACATTGTCAGTCTGGAACCTTTCATCGCGAATTTGAGAGGTAACGGGAATTATATGGTTGCCGTCAGATTGAAAGATGATAGGAAAGTCTATTACTATTACAAAAACGGGGATGAGGTGAAATTTGAATCATCAACCATCAGTCAACTGAATTAA
- a CDS encoding beta-glucoside-specific PTS transporter subunit IIABC, whose product MNHRKTAEEILQLVGGESNVQSVIHCMTRLRFNLYDNSKADRKSLEQVDGVLGSNISGSQFQLIIGNEVPKVYKEIIANSSLSEAKSGEGESKQKKNVISSIFDVISGVFTPILPAIAGAGMIKGITALLLTMGVLQESSQTYQILTVIGDGAFYFLPILLAISAARKFGSNPYVAAAIGAAILHPTLTAMFAEGGGISFVGLPVTIATYSSTVIPILLAIWIASYVEKWVDRITHASLKLIVVPTVTLLVVVPVTLITVGPLGAIIGNYLSSGMNFMFENAGIVATILLAGTFSLIIITGMHYAFTPVVINSIAVNGFDYIIPAMFLANFGQAGAAFAVALKSKNKKFKSLSFTTALTAVMGVTEPAMYGVNMKLKKPFVAALIGAAIGGVLYGIADVKAYIVAGIVGIPGIPVLIGPEIVFALLGLLLAFVAAAAVTWIMGFEDVLEATEENTIEKASEDTAEETESEKASEVISSPLTGEVRPLAEVSDPTFAQEIMGKGAAIFPTKGEVVSPVDGEVVTLFATKHAIGLKSASGAEVLIHVGVDTVKLNGEHFTAHIASGEQVKKGQKLVSFDMEAIQAAGFDLITPVIITNTAEYEDISSLADGPVGAGQALLDLAAPAATSKEAS is encoded by the coding sequence ATGAACCATCGTAAAACAGCAGAAGAGATTTTGCAATTGGTAGGCGGAGAATCAAATGTACAAAGTGTCATCCATTGCATGACACGGCTTCGCTTCAACCTGTATGACAACAGCAAAGCCGATCGGAAAAGCTTGGAGCAGGTGGATGGTGTACTTGGTTCCAACATAAGCGGCAGCCAGTTCCAGCTGATCATCGGCAATGAGGTCCCGAAGGTTTATAAGGAGATCATCGCCAATAGCAGTTTAAGTGAAGCGAAGAGTGGAGAAGGCGAATCGAAGCAAAAGAAAAATGTGATCAGCTCGATTTTTGATGTCATTTCCGGCGTGTTCACACCGATCCTGCCAGCCATCGCTGGTGCGGGTATGATCAAGGGTATCACGGCCCTGCTGCTGACCATGGGTGTACTGCAGGAGTCTTCCCAAACGTATCAAATCCTGACGGTCATCGGAGACGGTGCATTCTACTTCCTGCCGATCTTGCTTGCTATCAGTGCAGCACGTAAGTTTGGGTCCAATCCTTATGTGGCTGCTGCCATAGGAGCGGCAATCCTGCACCCGACGCTGACTGCCATGTTCGCAGAGGGTGGGGGCATCTCCTTTGTCGGATTGCCTGTAACGATAGCAACCTATTCATCTACGGTTATCCCGATCCTGCTGGCTATCTGGATTGCGTCTTATGTAGAGAAATGGGTTGACCGTATCACACATGCTTCCTTGAAGCTGATCGTTGTTCCGACAGTAACCTTATTGGTTGTCGTTCCGGTCACTTTGATTACGGTAGGACCTCTTGGTGCAATCATTGGTAACTATTTATCCTCAGGTATGAATTTCATGTTTGAGAATGCAGGCATCGTTGCTACCATTCTGCTTGCAGGTACGTTCTCACTTATTATCATTACCGGGATGCATTATGCTTTTACACCAGTCGTCATCAATAGTATTGCAGTGAATGGTTTTGACTACATCATCCCTGCGATGTTCCTTGCCAATTTCGGTCAAGCTGGTGCGGCTTTTGCGGTTGCCCTGAAATCGAAAAATAAGAAATTTAAATCATTGTCTTTTACAACGGCATTGACTGCAGTGATGGGTGTTACCGAACCAGCCATGTATGGGGTCAATATGAAGCTGAAGAAACCATTCGTCGCTGCACTGATAGGGGCTGCAATAGGCGGAGTCCTTTATGGTATTGCGGATGTCAAAGCTTATATAGTAGCGGGAATCGTTGGAATTCCGGGTATTCCAGTTTTGATTGGTCCTGAAATCGTGTTTGCCTTGCTTGGGCTCTTGCTGGCATTCGTTGCAGCTGCTGCGGTTACATGGATCATGGGATTTGAAGATGTGCTGGAAGCAACGGAAGAAAACACAATAGAAAAAGCATCCGAAGATACTGCTGAAGAAACAGAATCAGAGAAAGCATCGGAAGTCATTTCCAGCCCTCTGACAGGAGAGGTTCGACCGCTTGCAGAAGTAAGTGATCCGACATTTGCGCAGGAGATCATGGGTAAAGGGGCGGCCATCTTCCCGACGAAAGGCGAGGTTGTATCTCCGGTAGATGGTGAAGTAGTTACACTCTTTGCAACAAAACATGCCATTGGTTTGAAAAGTGCAAGTGGTGCCGAAGTACTGATCCATGTCGGGGTCGATACAGTGAAATTGAATGGGGAACATTTCACAGCTCATATTGCTTCAGGTGAACAGGTCAAAAAAGGCCAGAAGCTTGTTTCCTTTGATATGGAGGCCATCCAGGCTGCAGGCTTCGACTTGATCACGCCCGTCATTATCACGAACACTGCTGAGTATGAGGATATTTCTTCCCTGGCAGACGGCCCCGTCGGAGCAGGACAAGCACTGCTGGATTTGGCAGCGCCTGCGGCCACTTCAAAAGAAGCATCTTAA
- a CDS encoding glycoside hydrolase family 1 protein, whose protein sequence is MTKQTAFPQGFLWGGATAANQMEGGFHEGNKGLNIADVLPGGKERLRILAEPGFDFEIDTEKYTYPNHEAIDFYHRYKEDIALFAEMGFKVFRMSIAWTRIFPNGDELEPNEEGLAFYDRVFDELHKHGIEPVVTISHYEMPVNLVKEYGGWKNREVITFFERYAKTVLDRYKDKVKYWMTFNEINSGLIMPIMSLGFSIQPGEHKYQSVVQGLHHQFVASAKAVQYCHEVNPDAQIGCMIIYAPVYAYDSNPENVFYADQEARLFNNYCGDVMVRGAYPAFAKRFFKEQGVQLQIEEGDLETIQAGTVDYIGFSYYMSRTEKAQKSEEELAQGNIMSGVKNPFLKASDWGWEIDPLGLRIALNDMYDRYQVPLFIVENGLGAYDEVEADGSINDDYRIDYLRDHIKAMEEAIEDGVDLMGYTSWGCIDLVSASTGEYSKRYGFIYVDKHDDGSGTLERSRKKSFHWYKNVIETNGAEL, encoded by the coding sequence ATGACAAAGCAAACAGCATTTCCACAAGGATTCCTATGGGGCGGCGCAACAGCTGCCAACCAGATGGAGGGCGGATTCCATGAAGGCAATAAAGGACTGAATATTGCGGATGTACTTCCAGGCGGAAAAGAGCGTCTGCGCATCTTGGCAGAGCCAGGATTTGATTTCGAAATCGATACGGAGAAATACACCTATCCGAACCACGAAGCAATCGACTTCTATCATCGTTATAAAGAAGATATTGCACTATTTGCAGAGATGGGCTTCAAAGTATTCCGGATGTCCATAGCCTGGACTCGTATTTTCCCAAATGGCGATGAACTGGAGCCGAATGAAGAAGGGCTTGCGTTCTATGATCGCGTATTCGATGAGCTGCATAAGCACGGTATTGAGCCGGTCGTAACGATTTCCCACTATGAGATGCCGGTCAATTTGGTGAAAGAATACGGCGGCTGGAAGAACCGGGAAGTGATCACTTTCTTTGAGCGTTACGCCAAGACTGTGCTTGATCGCTATAAAGATAAAGTGAAATATTGGATGACATTCAACGAGATCAATAGCGGCCTTATCATGCCGATCATGAGCCTTGGTTTCTCCATCCAGCCTGGGGAGCACAAGTATCAATCCGTTGTGCAAGGGCTTCACCATCAGTTTGTGGCCAGTGCGAAAGCAGTCCAGTACTGCCATGAAGTGAATCCGGATGCGCAGATCGGCTGTATGATCATTTATGCACCGGTATATGCATATGACAGCAATCCGGAAAACGTCTTCTATGCCGATCAGGAAGCGCGTCTGTTCAACAACTATTGTGGGGACGTGATGGTCCGGGGTGCTTATCCAGCCTTTGCAAAACGATTCTTCAAGGAACAAGGGGTCCAGCTGCAAATAGAGGAAGGCGATTTGGAAACGATCCAAGCAGGAACGGTGGACTATATCGGCTTCAGCTACTATATGTCCCGGACGGAAAAAGCTCAAAAGAGTGAAGAGGAACTGGCGCAGGGGAATATCATGTCCGGCGTGAAGAATCCATTCCTCAAAGCAAGCGACTGGGGCTGGGAAATCGATCCCCTCGGGCTGCGCATTGCATTGAATGACATGTATGATCGCTACCAGGTGCCGTTGTTCATTGTGGAAAACGGACTCGGTGCGTATGATGAAGTAGAAGCAGACGGCAGCATCAACGATGATTACCGCATCGATTATCTGCGCGATCATATCAAAGCGATGGAAGAAGCCATCGAGGATGGCGTGGACTTAATGGGATATACCAGCTGGGGCTGCATCGACTTGGTAAGTGCTTCTACAGGGGAGTATTCCAAGCGATATGGTTTCATCTATGTCGATAAGCATGATGATGGAAGC